Proteins found in one Mixophyes fleayi isolate aMixFle1 chromosome 8, aMixFle1.hap1, whole genome shotgun sequence genomic segment:
- the LOC142099314 gene encoding uncharacterized protein LOC142099314 — MPPGFNLVPFPGQVLSTNSGAVGTGVNLQGSSPAVDMSCHSVLQGMPGGECVSADGRVESGPQGGTSTSHGTREASPASRQEAASSDCRTGLQDLAVRSLAPSTRRVYQAAWQQWCRFLESKGRQDGGQKEDIDAFIWERFKEGLSKAAMSSMLAGISFMARLYGFNEVTKGFLISRAMRGWAREQPSVEDHRRPIETSLLRQLIVALASVTKSDYETLLFSTAFSLAFFGAFRVSELVSPSKHVIGNALMARHVLLAHNVLSCKILRSKTDQMSKGYWMSIKAHEDQSICAFMLCSRLEGVRPSGSEPWLIHADGAPLTKFQFNAVLKATLKHVGLNPELYGTHSFRIGAATAAAGRGASISAIKSIGRWKSDVYKKYVRPELG; from the exons ATGCCGCCTGGTTTCAACTTAGTACCATTCCCGGGCCAAGTTCTCAGTACTAACAGTGGGGCGGTGGGCACAGGGGTGAATTTACAAGGGAGCAGTCCCGCTGTTGATATGTCTTGTCATTCAGTATTACAGGGTATGCCAGGAGGCGAGTGTGTTTCCGCTGATGGTCGGGTCGAGTCGGGTCCACAGGGCGGTACTTCAACGTCGCACGGAACCAGGGAGGCGTCGCCTGCGTCCAGGCAGGAAGCAGCAAGCAGCG ATTGTCGAACAGGCTTGCAAGATCTAGCTGTAAGATCGTTGGCCCCTTCTACCAGGAGAGTGtatcaggcagcctggcagcagtggtGTAGATTTCTGGAATCAAAGGGTCGACAAGATGGAGGTCAGAAAGAGGATATAGACGCTTTTATTTGGGAGCGTTTCAAGGAGGGTTTATCTAAGGCGGCTATGTCCTCCATGTTAGCGGGCATCTCCTTTATGGCCCGTTTATATGGGTTTAATGAAGTAACAAAGGGTTTTCTTATATCAAGGGCCATGAGAGGTTGGGCGAGGGAGCAGCCATCAGTCGAGGATCATCGCAGGCCCATAGAGACGAGTCTATTGAGGCAGTTGATAGTTGCGCTGGCTAGTGTTACAAAGTCAGATTATGAAACCCTGTTGTTTAGTACTGCATTTTCACTTGCCTTTTTTGGCGCGTTCAGAGTCAGCGAATTGGTTTCCCCCTCTAAGCATGTTATCGGCAATGCGCTAATGGCCAGGCATGTTTTACTTGCACATAATGTCCTCTCTTGTAAGATTCTCAGATCAAAGACGGATCAAATGAGCAAAGGGTATTGGATGTCGATCAAAGCTCATGAGGACCAGAGTATCTGTGCGTTTATGTTATGCTCTAGATTGGAGGGGGTCCGACCCAGTGGATCTGAGCCATGGTTGATACATGCGGATGGGGCTCCATTGACCAAGTTTCAGTTCAATGCAGTACTTAAAGCTACGCTGAAGCATGTTGGTTTGAACCCAGAGTTGTACGGTACCCACTCCTTtcggattggggcagctactgcagCGGCTGGGAGAGGAGCGTCTATATCTGCAATTAAGTCTATAGGTAGATGGAAGTCTGATGTTTATAAGAAATATGTTAGACCTGAGCTAGGCTAG